A single genomic interval of Acidovorax sp. 1608163 harbors:
- the hflX gene encoding GTPase HflX: MKPQTTPPVILVGVDMGLPHFDAELEELGLLAQTAGLSPVARVTCKRKAPDAALFVGSGKADEIRMLAQMHGAVEVLFDQSLSPAQQRNLERHLELPVNDRTLLILEIFAQRARSHEGKLQVELAKLQYLSTRLVRRWSHLERQRGGIGTRGGPGETQIELDRRMIGDAIKRTKERLLKVKRQRSTQRKQRERRDAFTISLVGYTNAGKSTLFNALVKARAYAADQLFATLDTTTRQLYLADAGRSISLSDTVGFIRDLPHGLVDAFQATLQEAVDADLLLHVVDAANPAFPEQIQQVQRVLTEIGADRIPQILVFNKSDALAEASHPLVSKDTYDLNGILCTRVFVSALTGMGVGVLREILSEIVSREAAEMSPADGAEFSELSA; encoded by the coding sequence ATGAAGCCCCAAACGACACCTCCAGTCATCTTGGTCGGTGTTGATATGGGGCTTCCTCATTTTGATGCTGAGCTGGAGGAATTGGGTTTGCTTGCTCAAACGGCGGGGTTGAGCCCTGTTGCGCGTGTGACTTGCAAGCGCAAAGCTCCGGATGCCGCTTTGTTCGTTGGTAGTGGCAAGGCCGATGAGATCAGAATGCTGGCGCAAATGCATGGCGCCGTCGAGGTGCTCTTTGACCAGTCTCTAAGTCCTGCGCAGCAGCGCAACCTTGAGCGACATTTAGAGCTTCCTGTCAACGACCGTACTCTCCTCATTCTGGAAATTTTTGCTCAACGTGCCCGCAGCCACGAAGGCAAGCTGCAGGTGGAACTTGCCAAGCTGCAGTATTTGAGCACGCGTTTAGTGCGAAGGTGGTCCCACTTGGAGCGGCAGCGCGGTGGTATCGGCACACGTGGTGGCCCTGGGGAAACGCAGATTGAGCTTGATCGGCGCATGATTGGAGACGCCATTAAGCGGACGAAGGAGCGGTTGCTCAAGGTCAAGCGCCAGCGCTCTACGCAGCGCAAGCAGCGCGAGCGGCGTGACGCGTTCACCATCTCACTGGTGGGTTACACGAACGCAGGCAAATCGACTTTGTTCAATGCCTTGGTCAAGGCACGTGCCTATGCTGCCGATCAGCTGTTTGCAACGTTGGACACTACAACGCGACAGCTGTACCTTGCTGACGCGGGCCGATCAATCTCTTTGTCTGACACGGTTGGATTCATTCGTGATCTTCCGCACGGACTTGTCGATGCGTTTCAGGCGACCTTGCAAGAGGCTGTGGATGCTGATTTGTTGCTCCATGTTGTGGATGCGGCCAACCCTGCTTTTCCCGAGCAAATTCAGCAAGTGCAGCGCGTGCTGACCGAAATTGGCGCTGACCGAATTCCTCAGATTTTGGTATTTAACAAGTCTGATGCTTTGGCGGAGGCGTCTCATCCTCTTGTGTCAAAAGACACTTACGACTTGAATGGCATTTTGTGCACGCGGGTATTTGTGAGTGCCTTGACGGGGATGGGTGTCGGCGTACTGAGGGAAATACTCTCTGAGATCGTTTCGCGTGAAGCCGCAGAGATGTCCCCAGCTGACGGGGCTGAATTTTCAGAGCTTTCGGCTTGA
- the hisS gene encoding histidine--tRNA ligase yields MNDILPPDSARWEWLEGKVRTLMDRYSYRNIRTPIVEPTALFVRGLGEVTDIVEKEMYSFEDRLNGEHLSLRPEATAGVVRAVSENSMLYDGGKRLYYMGPMFRHERPQRGRYRQFHQIGAEALGFPGAEVDAELILLANSLWRELGLQGVRLELNSLGQPQERQAHRAALIAYLEQHSESLDEEARRRLHSNPLRILDTKNPGLQAIVNAAPRLIDFLGPESLAHFDRVKAILDANGVAWTLNPRLVRGMDYYNLTVFEFVTDQLGSQGTICGGGRYDYLMEQVGGKAAPAVGWALGVERVLELLKEQDKAAISLAPDVYAVVPSISSLPVAMRTIEQLRVLGLSIQMHASASADGSMGSMKSQFKRADSSGAAYAFVFGDEELTRGVVSIKSLRDGVGAQVEQSLETVSLWAGNLQSRPTN; encoded by the coding sequence ATGAACGATATCTTGCCCCCAGACTCCGCCCGTTGGGAATGGCTGGAGGGTAAGGTTCGCACGCTGATGGATCGCTACTCCTACCGCAACATCCGCACCCCCATTGTGGAGCCTACAGCGTTATTCGTGCGCGGCTTGGGCGAGGTGACGGATATCGTGGAAAAAGAGATGTATTCGTTTGAAGACCGTCTCAACGGAGAGCATTTGAGCTTGCGCCCAGAAGCCACTGCTGGCGTTGTGCGGGCTGTCTCTGAAAACTCCATGCTCTATGACGGTGGGAAACGCCTTTATTACATGGGGCCTATGTTTCGCCACGAACGGCCGCAGCGTGGAAGATATCGCCAGTTTCACCAGATCGGTGCCGAAGCGCTTGGCTTTCCTGGGGCGGAAGTGGATGCGGAGCTGATACTTCTGGCCAATTCTTTATGGCGGGAGTTGGGACTGCAAGGTGTGCGCCTGGAGTTGAATAGCCTTGGTCAGCCGCAGGAGCGACAAGCCCACCGGGCCGCGTTGATTGCGTACTTGGAGCAACACAGCGAATCCCTTGACGAAGAGGCCCGTCGCCGACTCCATAGCAATCCGCTGCGTATCTTGGACACGAAGAACCCTGGGCTGCAGGCCATTGTGAATGCGGCCCCGAGATTGATCGATTTCTTGGGTCCAGAGTCACTGGCCCACTTTGACAGGGTCAAGGCGATTTTGGATGCGAATGGTGTGGCATGGACTCTCAATCCGAGGCTGGTCCGCGGCATGGACTATTACAACCTCACTGTTTTTGAGTTTGTGACGGACCAGCTTGGGTCTCAGGGCACTATCTGTGGTGGCGGGCGCTATGACTATTTGATGGAGCAAGTGGGTGGTAAGGCCGCTCCCGCCGTCGGCTGGGCTTTGGGAGTTGAGCGTGTGTTGGAGTTGTTGAAAGAGCAGGACAAGGCCGCGATTTCACTAGCCCCCGATGTGTATGCAGTGGTTCCCAGTATCTCGTCCCTCCCTGTGGCAATGAGGACGATAGAGCAACTCCGTGTTTTGGGTCTCTCTATTCAGATGCACGCGTCGGCATCTGCTGATGGCTCGATGGGTAGCATGAAATCGCAATTCAAACGGGCCGATAGCAGTGGTGCTGCGTATGCGTTCGTTTTTGGTGATGAAGAGCTAACGCGTGGCGTCGTATCCATCAAATCACTTCGCGATGGGGTGGGGGCCCAGGTCGAGCAATCCTTGGAAACCGTTTCTCTTTGGGCTGGCAACCTACAATCGCGCCCAACCAACTGA
- the hflC gene encoding protease modulator HflC, producing the protein MNRIGFIATTFLVVLALMSSMFFVVDQRQFGVVYALGQIKEVITEPGLNFKLPPPFQNVSYIDKRLLTLDSKDTEPMLTAEKQRVVIDWYVRWRISEPAQYIRNVGLDEEAGAAQLNRVVRNAFQEEINKRTVKELLSLKREAVMEDVKREVLGAVRGAKPWGVDVVDVRITRVDYVEAITESVYRRMEAERKRVANELRSTGAAEGEKIRADADRQREVAIANANRDAQRVKGEGDAEAARVYAEAFGRDAQFAHFYRSLEAYKATLSKKSDLIVVDPSTSDFFKVFRDGQGAGSASARR; encoded by the coding sequence GTGAATCGAATTGGATTTATTGCTACAACTTTTCTGGTTGTGCTGGCCTTGATGAGTTCTATGTTCTTCGTGGTTGATCAACGCCAGTTTGGTGTCGTCTACGCACTAGGACAAATTAAAGAGGTCATCACCGAACCCGGCTTGAACTTCAAGTTACCGCCGCCTTTTCAGAATGTTTCATACATTGACAAGCGGCTTCTAACGCTGGACAGCAAGGACACGGAGCCTATGCTGACGGCCGAAAAGCAGCGGGTCGTGATTGATTGGTATGTGCGCTGGCGTATTTCGGAACCTGCCCAATACATCCGCAATGTCGGGCTGGATGAGGAGGCAGGCGCCGCTCAACTCAATCGCGTTGTTCGGAATGCTTTCCAGGAAGAAATCAATAAACGCACGGTCAAGGAACTCCTCTCTCTGAAGCGAGAAGCCGTCATGGAAGACGTCAAGCGAGAGGTATTGGGTGCCGTGCGTGGCGCAAAGCCTTGGGGTGTCGATGTTGTTGATGTCCGCATCACACGGGTCGATTATGTGGAAGCTATCACCGAATCCGTGTACCGTCGGATGGAGGCGGAGCGTAAGCGGGTTGCCAACGAGTTGCGCTCAACAGGTGCTGCTGAAGGTGAGAAAATTCGCGCCGATGCAGATCGCCAGCGCGAAGTTGCGATTGCAAATGCAAATCGAGACGCTCAGAGAGTCAAGGGTGAGGGTGATGCTGAGGCTGCTCGCGTCTATGCCGAGGCTTTTGGTCGCGATGCTCAGTTTGCACATTTTTATCGCAGCCTGGAGGCTTACAAAGCGACTTTGAGCAAGAAATCTGATTTGATTGTTGTGGATCCATCGACATCAGATTTTTTCAAGGTCTTTCGCGATGGGCAGGGTGCTGGCAGTGCCTCTGCTCGTCGCTAG
- the hfq gene encoding RNA chaperone Hfq encodes MSNKGQLLQDPFLNALRREHVPVSIYLVNGIKLQGQIESFDQYVVLLRNTVTQMVYKHAISTIVPGRAVNFSTAESSDTDVSAQS; translated from the coding sequence GTGAGCAATAAAGGTCAACTTCTTCAAGATCCATTCCTGAATGCACTGCGGCGTGAACACGTTCCAGTGTCCATTTATTTAGTGAATGGAATCAAGTTACAAGGTCAAATTGAGTCTTTTGATCAGTACGTCGTTTTGCTGCGTAACACTGTGACCCAGATGGTCTACAAGCACGCGATCTCCACGATCGTTCCTGGACGTGCTGTGAATTTTTCGACTGCAGAGTCATCGGACACGGACGTTAGTGCTCAGTCCTGA
- a CDS encoding ATP phosphoribosyltransferase regulatory subunit, whose product MSAWILPDHVADVLPSEARHIEELRRGMLDTARSYGYELVIPPMLEHLDSLLTGAGEALSLQTFKLVDQLSGRSMGLRADTTQQVARIDAHLLNRPGVTRLCYCGPVLHTRPDKPHATREPLQFGAEIYGHAGLEADIEALTLAVECLHRAGIVKMTIDLADVRIVRCLLAGVQVSPSVLRDLHGALARKDLTEIDRLSQPFPKASRDGLMALPGLFGDASVLDRALRVLSSFPGVTDLVDELKRLASAFSDQTVTFDLADLRGYSYYSGVRFAVFAPGAPDAMARGGRYDEVGAAFGRNRPAAGFSLDIKQIVGVVPARSLQTAIRAPWVDCVAVNQAVIALRSQGETVVCILPGHESDADEFNFDRELVEISGRWTVRAI is encoded by the coding sequence ATGTCTGCTTGGATCCTGCCGGATCACGTTGCCGATGTTCTGCCCTCAGAGGCTCGACACATCGAAGAGTTGCGCCGAGGCATGCTCGATACTGCGCGCAGCTATGGGTACGAATTGGTCATCCCACCCATGTTGGAGCACTTGGATTCTTTGTTAACGGGTGCGGGTGAAGCATTAAGTTTACAAACGTTCAAATTGGTCGATCAGTTGTCTGGCCGTTCTATGGGCTTGCGTGCTGACACTACACAACAGGTGGCACGGATTGACGCCCATCTGCTCAATCGTCCAGGCGTAACTCGGCTTTGTTATTGCGGGCCTGTTTTGCATACGCGACCCGACAAGCCGCATGCTACGAGAGAGCCCCTCCAGTTTGGAGCTGAAATTTATGGACATGCAGGGCTGGAAGCTGACATTGAGGCTCTGACTCTGGCTGTTGAGTGTTTGCATCGGGCTGGCATTGTCAAAATGACGATTGATCTTGCAGATGTTCGTATCGTTCGTTGCCTTCTTGCTGGTGTGCAAGTAAGCCCGTCTGTATTGCGAGATTTGCATGGAGCATTGGCTCGCAAAGATTTGACGGAAATTGACCGTCTTTCGCAGCCCTTTCCAAAGGCAAGCCGAGATGGGCTGATGGCCCTTCCGGGGCTTTTCGGCGATGCGTCGGTTTTGGACAGGGCCCTGCGGGTGTTGAGTAGCTTCCCCGGGGTGACTGACTTGGTTGACGAGTTGAAGCGTTTGGCTTCAGCATTTAGCGATCAGACCGTTACCTTTGACTTGGCCGATTTGCGTGGATATTCGTATTACAGCGGTGTGCGTTTCGCTGTGTTCGCTCCTGGCGCCCCTGACGCTATGGCCCGCGGCGGTCGATATGACGAGGTCGGTGCTGCGTTTGGGCGCAACCGACCTGCTGCGGGCTTTAGTTTGGATATCAAGCAGATTGTGGGCGTCGTTCCTGCTAGATCTCTTCAAACAGCAATACGCGCTCCTTGGGTGGATTGTGTGGCCGTCAACCAGGCGGTTATCGCATTGCGCAGCCAAGGTGAGACTGTTGTCTGCATACTTCCTGGACATGAGAGTGATGCTGATGAATTCAACTTTGACCGAGAGCTGGTTGAAATATCCGGTCGCTGGACTGTTCGTGCAATCTAA
- the der gene encoding ribosome biogenesis GTPase Der: protein MKPVIALVGRPNVGKSTLFNRLTKSRDAIVADFAGLTRDRHYGNGRQGKHEYIVVDTGGFEPDASAGIYREMAKQTQQAVAEADVVLFIVDARAGVSAQDHDIAKYLRRLSKPCLLVANKAEGMVEGVQLAEFYELGLGAVVPASAAHGQGIRGIVDAAFALLNIPDLDDEAVSETSSDVIKLAVAGRPNVGKSTLINTWLGEERLVAFDMPGTTRDAISVPFEKNGQKFELIDTAGLRRKGQVFEAIEKFSVVKTLQAIESSNVVLLLLDATQGVTDQDAHIAGYILESGRAVVIAVNKWDAVDDYQRQLLERSIESRLSFLKFASLHYISAKKRQGLGPLWASIAQAHKAANCKMPTPVLTRLLLEAVQFQSPQRSGMFRPKLRYAHQGGMNPPVIVIHGNSLEHVTAAYKRFLEGRFRKEFELVGTPLRIEMKTSHNPFKDGESS, encoded by the coding sequence ATGAAGCCAGTTATTGCCCTTGTCGGGCGCCCAAATGTTGGGAAGTCAACACTTTTCAACCGTTTAACCAAATCGCGGGACGCTATCGTTGCTGATTTTGCGGGTCTCACGCGTGATCGTCACTATGGCAATGGGCGGCAGGGCAAGCACGAGTACATCGTGGTGGACACTGGTGGATTCGAGCCAGATGCTTCTGCGGGGATTTACCGCGAGATGGCCAAACAAACCCAGCAAGCGGTTGCCGAAGCTGATGTGGTTTTGTTTATCGTGGATGCTCGTGCTGGCGTTTCCGCACAAGACCATGACATTGCCAAATACCTGCGACGCCTGAGCAAGCCCTGCCTGCTTGTGGCGAACAAGGCCGAAGGTATGGTGGAGGGTGTTCAGCTTGCTGAGTTCTATGAGTTGGGTTTGGGGGCTGTGGTCCCTGCATCCGCGGCCCATGGCCAGGGTATTCGCGGCATCGTCGATGCCGCGTTTGCTCTTCTCAACATCCCCGATCTTGATGATGAGGCGGTTTCGGAAACTTCCTCTGATGTCATCAAGCTGGCTGTAGCAGGGCGACCTAATGTCGGGAAATCGACGTTGATCAATACTTGGCTGGGTGAGGAGCGCTTGGTCGCTTTTGACATGCCGGGTACCACGCGAGACGCGATTTCTGTGCCGTTTGAGAAAAATGGCCAGAAATTTGAGTTGATTGACACAGCGGGCTTGCGACGCAAAGGGCAGGTCTTTGAGGCGATCGAAAAGTTTTCGGTGGTCAAGACCCTGCAGGCGATTGAGTCCTCCAACGTCGTCTTGCTGCTCTTGGATGCGACCCAAGGGGTGACAGATCAAGATGCTCACATCGCTGGGTACATTCTTGAGAGTGGGCGGGCTGTTGTGATAGCAGTGAACAAATGGGATGCTGTGGATGATTACCAGCGTCAACTGCTCGAGCGTTCTATCGAGTCTCGGCTGTCCTTTTTGAAATTTGCATCTTTGCACTACATCTCTGCGAAGAAGAGGCAGGGCCTTGGTCCGTTGTGGGCATCCATTGCGCAGGCCCACAAGGCCGCAAACTGCAAAATGCCTACACCTGTCTTGACGAGGTTGCTATTGGAGGCCGTGCAATTTCAGAGCCCTCAGCGATCAGGCATGTTCAGGCCCAAGCTGCGTTATGCCCACCAGGGTGGCATGAATCCACCAGTGATCGTGATCCACGGTAACTCGCTGGAACATGTGACTGCGGCGTATAAACGGTTCCTTGAAGGTCGTTTTCGCAAAGAGTTTGAACTGGTCGGTACGCCACTGAGAATCGAGATGAAAACGTCTCACAATCCCTTCAAGGACGGCGAGAGCTCGTAG
- the bamB gene encoding outer membrane protein assembly factor BamB: MSSLRPSRWCARVAPLVIAIALSGCSMWGGSKAVAPDLGENIPVLGVRQAWSAKVGASSGAALDVRVQDYRVTIASSEGSLVAIDARTGGDLWRASLGAPLSAGVGGDARYTAVVSRSNALIVLDQGKEAWRQSLASQVFTAPLVAGGRVFVLAADRSVSAFDLNTGRKLWNQARSGGEALVLRQGGVIAAVGDTLVVGMSGRLVGLNPDTGTVRWEAPLASPRGINDVERLVELVGRVSRVGDSVCVRAFQASVGCVNVVRDRANVVWSQQASGSEGVHGDSEAIYGAESNGHVIAWRRDDGTRLWSSDRLRLRKLTAPLVLGRSVVLGDESGWVHFLSRADGAPLNRVMTDSSGMVTAPVVAADTLVVVTRSGGVYGFRPD; the protein is encoded by the coding sequence ATGTCTTCACTTCGTCCGTCCAGATGGTGTGCGCGAGTTGCTCCTCTGGTGATTGCAATCGCTTTGAGCGGCTGCTCCATGTGGGGTGGAAGCAAAGCTGTCGCCCCTGATTTGGGAGAAAATATCCCGGTGCTGGGTGTTCGTCAGGCTTGGAGTGCCAAGGTTGGCGCTTCGTCTGGCGCAGCGTTGGATGTCCGTGTTCAGGACTATCGGGTGACGATTGCATCGTCCGAAGGCAGCCTGGTTGCGATTGACGCCCGAACCGGTGGTGATTTGTGGCGTGCAAGTCTTGGGGCGCCTTTATCGGCTGGCGTCGGTGGTGACGCTCGGTATACGGCGGTTGTCTCTCGATCCAATGCCCTGATCGTGCTGGACCAGGGTAAAGAAGCGTGGCGTCAAAGTCTTGCTTCGCAGGTATTTACGGCACCTTTGGTCGCTGGTGGCCGCGTATTCGTCTTGGCTGCAGATCGTTCGGTTTCAGCGTTTGATTTGAATACGGGGCGAAAGCTCTGGAACCAGGCACGGTCCGGAGGCGAAGCCTTGGTCTTGAGGCAAGGTGGCGTGATAGCGGCTGTGGGTGATACCTTGGTGGTTGGTATGTCAGGTCGGCTGGTCGGATTGAATCCTGACACTGGGACGGTTCGTTGGGAGGCTCCCTTGGCCAGTCCACGTGGAATCAATGACGTTGAGCGTTTGGTGGAGTTGGTGGGACGCGTTAGCCGTGTGGGGGATTCGGTTTGTGTGCGTGCATTCCAAGCCTCTGTGGGCTGTGTGAATGTGGTCCGAGATCGGGCCAATGTTGTTTGGTCTCAGCAGGCCAGTGGCTCTGAAGGTGTTCACGGTGACTCTGAAGCCATCTATGGTGCTGAGAGCAATGGACATGTGATTGCTTGGCGCCGCGATGATGGAACACGCTTGTGGTCTTCTGATCGACTCAGATTGCGAAAGTTGACAGCACCCTTGGTCTTGGGGCGATCTGTGGTCTTGGGCGATGAGTCCGGTTGGGTCCACTTTTTGTCGCGCGCCGATGGCGCTCCTCTGAATCGCGTCATGACTGATTCCTCGGGCATGGTTACGGCCCCAGTGGTTGCTGCAGATACTTTGGTTGTTGTCACGCGTAGTGGCGGCGTGTACGGCTTCCGTCCAGATTGA
- the hflK gene encoding FtsH protease activity modulator HflK encodes MNFQNRDSRLAALQRLALGVFNLNDPRWGRGEDKPDEGRQPGDKTPSPRDRGQAAGGGQSSDLDELWRDINRKLSGLFGGGSGGGAPKGGQPDMRNAGVGIALIGGIALAVWMASGFFIVKEGQQAVITQFGKYKSTVGAGFNWRLPYPIERHELVFVTQIRSADVGRDSIVKSTGLRESAMLTEDENIVEIKFAVQYRLSDARAWLFESKNPSDAVVQAAETAVREVVGKMRMDTALSEERDQIAPRVRQLMQTILDRYKVGVEVVGINLQQGGVRPPEQVQASFDDVLKAGQERERAKNEAQAYANDVIPRAVGAASRLAEESSAYKARIVAQAQGDAQRFSSVLTEYQKAPQITRDRMYLDAMQQIYGNVTKVIVESRQGSNLLYMPLDKIMQSAASAPGAALIEPASGVSGSVVPQASSNSAPVDVRGRDSGRSREREVR; translated from the coding sequence ATGAATTTTCAAAATCGCGATTCGCGCTTAGCTGCATTGCAGAGGTTGGCATTAGGGGTTTTCAATCTGAATGACCCTAGATGGGGGCGGGGCGAAGATAAGCCCGATGAAGGTCGCCAACCCGGGGACAAAACGCCCAGTCCAAGAGACCGTGGCCAGGCGGCAGGCGGCGGGCAGTCCTCCGATCTGGATGAACTCTGGCGAGATATCAACCGCAAGCTGAGCGGTCTCTTTGGTGGAGGCTCAGGTGGCGGGGCTCCTAAAGGTGGGCAGCCTGACATGCGCAATGCGGGTGTTGGCATCGCCCTGATTGGGGGGATTGCTTTGGCGGTGTGGATGGCCTCGGGCTTTTTTATTGTCAAAGAAGGTCAGCAGGCCGTCATCACCCAGTTTGGAAAGTACAAGTCAACTGTAGGGGCTGGTTTCAACTGGCGACTGCCCTATCCAATCGAGCGCCACGAGTTGGTGTTCGTGACCCAAATTCGTTCTGCGGATGTTGGCAGGGATTCGATTGTCAAGAGTACTGGGCTTCGTGAATCAGCGATGTTGACCGAGGATGAAAACATCGTCGAAATCAAGTTCGCTGTGCAGTACCGATTGAGTGATGCCAGAGCTTGGTTGTTTGAGAGCAAAAACCCCTCTGACGCTGTAGTCCAGGCTGCAGAAACCGCTGTGCGTGAGGTCGTTGGGAAGATGCGAATGGACACGGCGTTATCTGAGGAACGAGACCAAATCGCTCCTAGGGTGCGTCAACTTATGCAGACGATCCTGGATCGGTACAAGGTGGGTGTTGAGGTTGTCGGCATCAATTTGCAACAGGGTGGGGTTAGACCTCCTGAGCAGGTACAAGCCTCGTTCGATGATGTCTTGAAGGCAGGGCAAGAGCGTGAACGCGCGAAAAATGAAGCGCAGGCCTATGCCAATGACGTTATTCCGCGAGCTGTGGGGGCGGCGTCTCGGCTTGCTGAAGAGTCTTCTGCATACAAGGCAAGAATCGTTGCCCAAGCCCAAGGTGATGCGCAGCGGTTTTCCTCGGTTTTGACGGAGTACCAAAAAGCGCCTCAGATCACCCGGGATCGCATGTATCTTGATGCGATGCAGCAAATTTATGGGAATGTGACTAAGGTGATTGTGGAGTCTCGCCAAGGTTCGAACCTGTTGTATATGCCTTTGGACAAGATCATGCAAAGTGCTGCCAGTGCTCCGGGGGCTGCTTTGATTGAGCCTGCTTCCGGTGTTTCGGGGAGCGTTGTTCCGCAAGCCTCTTCAAACTCGGCGCCCGTTGACGTCAGGGGGCGTGACAGTGGTCGTAGCCGTGAGCGCGAAGTTCGCTAG
- a CDS encoding tetratricopeptide repeat protein produces the protein MANHLDLEEQEQLDQLKHFWNTWGTPISAVLLVVMGGLAAWNGYQYWQNRQASQAAALLDAVEVAAQAKDQSRVEQAFTDIKAKYSGTPQADMAGFALAKTMQEAGNLDAAKSALGWVAEQSTDAGYKAIARLRLSSVLMEQKQFDAALQQLQGSFPPEFEGVAADRKGDVLMLLDRRSDAVVEYGRAYKALDETIEYRRMVEVKLNALGVDPQSTSSGAIASPDVKK, from the coding sequence ATGGCAAATCACTTAGATCTGGAAGAACAAGAACAGCTTGATCAACTCAAGCATTTTTGGAATACCTGGGGTACACCTATTTCTGCAGTTTTGCTGGTGGTGATGGGAGGGCTTGCGGCTTGGAATGGCTACCAATATTGGCAGAATCGACAAGCCTCTCAGGCGGCTGCTTTGCTGGATGCCGTGGAAGTTGCCGCCCAAGCAAAAGATCAATCACGCGTAGAGCAGGCGTTTACCGATATCAAGGCGAAGTACTCTGGTACGCCACAGGCCGATATGGCGGGTTTTGCTTTGGCAAAGACGATGCAGGAAGCCGGCAACCTGGATGCTGCTAAATCCGCGCTTGGTTGGGTGGCCGAGCAATCTACGGATGCGGGTTACAAGGCCATTGCCAGGCTGCGGTTGTCTAGTGTGCTGATGGAGCAAAAGCAGTTTGATGCAGCTTTGCAGCAATTGCAGGGCAGCTTCCCACCTGAGTTTGAGGGTGTCGCAGCCGACCGCAAAGGTGATGTTCTGATGTTGCTTGATCGCCGGTCAGACGCTGTGGTTGAGTACGGCCGGGCCTACAAGGCACTGGATGAAACCATTGAATACCGGCGCATGGTGGAAGTCAAACTGAATGCACTGGGTGTCGATCCTCAAAGCACGTCCTCTGGTGCTATTGCTTCGCCGGATGTAAAGAAATGA
- the ispG gene encoding flavodoxin-dependent (E)-4-hydroxy-3-methylbut-2-enyl-diphosphate synthase → MSNFTNVSGPIPLVAPAVRKSRQARVVWGDRVVTVGGGALVRVQSMTNTDTVDAIGTAIQVKELAQAGSEFVRITVNTPEAAAAVPYIREQLDRMGENVPLVGDFHYNGHTLLTQFPACAEALSKYRINPGNVGKGEKRDRQFGQMIEAAMRWNKPIRIGVNWGSLDQELLASLMDVNSRRSQPWDARQVMYEALISSAIESAHRAEEMGMDGNQIILSCKVSGVQDLIGVYRELARRCDYALHLGLTEAGMGTKGTVASAAALSVLLQEGIGDTIRVSLTPQPGESRNQEVVVASEILQALGLRVFVPSVTACPGCGRTTSTTFQELAKQIDDFLRSQMPVWRVKYPGVEGLRVAVMGCIVNGPGESKHADIGISLPGTGESPAAPVFIDGEKALTLRGENIAAEFHQIVESYIERRFGGVVAA, encoded by the coding sequence GTGAGCAACTTCACAAACGTTTCAGGCCCCATTCCGTTGGTAGCTCCTGCCGTGCGTAAATCTCGCCAGGCGCGAGTGGTTTGGGGCGATCGTGTTGTCACGGTGGGTGGTGGTGCTTTGGTGCGCGTCCAGTCGATGACCAACACGGATACCGTCGACGCTATCGGCACCGCGATTCAAGTCAAAGAGCTCGCCCAGGCGGGCTCTGAGTTTGTGCGCATCACGGTCAACACGCCTGAAGCGGCGGCGGCCGTTCCATACATCCGTGAGCAACTGGATCGTATGGGTGAGAACGTTCCGCTTGTGGGTGATTTTCACTATAACGGGCACACGCTCCTCACGCAGTTTCCTGCGTGCGCAGAGGCTTTGTCAAAGTACCGGATCAACCCGGGAAATGTAGGCAAGGGTGAGAAGCGTGATCGTCAGTTTGGTCAGATGATTGAAGCTGCGATGCGCTGGAATAAGCCCATTCGCATCGGCGTCAACTGGGGGAGCTTGGACCAGGAGTTGCTGGCGAGTTTGATGGATGTGAATAGCCGCCGAAGCCAGCCTTGGGATGCCCGTCAAGTCATGTACGAGGCGCTCATTTCCTCGGCTATTGAATCTGCGCACCGCGCAGAGGAAATGGGGATGGACGGCAACCAGATTATTTTGTCGTGCAAGGTAAGCGGTGTGCAGGACCTCATCGGTGTGTACCGTGAGTTGGCACGCCGGTGTGACTACGCATTGCACTTGGGGTTGACGGAGGCAGGTATGGGAACCAAAGGCACTGTGGCGTCTGCTGCAGCCCTTTCGGTGCTTCTGCAAGAAGGGATTGGCGACACGATTCGCGTGTCCTTGACACCCCAACCTGGTGAGTCTCGGAATCAGGAAGTCGTGGTTGCTTCCGAGATTTTGCAGGCTCTGGGTTTGCGTGTATTTGTCCCTAGTGTGACGGCTTGCCCTGGCTGTGGGAGAACCACCAGCACGACCTTTCAAGAGCTTGCCAAGCAGATTGATGACTTCTTGCGCTCGCAGATGCCGGTGTGGCGTGTCAAGTACCCCGGCGTTGAGGGATTGCGTGTGGCTGTCATGGGCTGCATTGTGAATGGCCCTGGGGAGAGCAAGCACGCGGATATCGGTATCAGCTTGCCAGGCACGGGTGAGTCGCCTGCGGCCCCTGTGTTTATTGATGGAGAAAAAGCCCTGACTCTGCGTGGCGAGAACATTGCCGCCGAATTCCATCAGATCGTTGAGAGCTACATTGAACGCCGATTCGGTGGCGTGGTTGCTGCCTAG